A single region of the Idiomarinaceae bacterium HL-53 genome encodes:
- a CDS encoding glutamate-cysteine ligase: MQLHYGLAPDALLEIPDIRDSLQFLQRGIEREALRITPQGRLATTLHPEQKLGATLTHPHITTDYAEALLEFITPVARSVQETLAQLRDLHRTTVQALGDELLWPLSMPCYVNELTDIRIAQYGRSHIGQMKQVYRLGLTHRYGAMMQTIAGVHYNFSVPEAFWSALAEANGEVDSIEYRSARYFALIRNFKRLAWVIPYFFGASPLLCQSFLKHAQASLPLEKFQGGWAGLPYATSLRMSDLGYTNREQADLGITYDSLEEYVKGLRRAVFTPSAQFSELGVKVGAEWKQLNSNILQIENEFYSPIRPKQIARSGETPSQALERGGVAYIEVRALDINPWSPEGITEEQIRFLDMFLLHCLLEPSPELDSEAQTDTERLVNEVVLRGRQPDLMLTDSLGTLSVKERLETLFEALQSIAATLDGVRAEDAYQRTLNDLQKAIADPEETYSGKLFALIQEAVKEGYHPGMRWAKEYRDYFLKTPLEVYSWQDFEQWRRASLERKSEIEQRTAGTFDDFLTDYFEQAKIKKMRTE, encoded by the coding sequence ATGCAGTTACATTATGGTCTTGCGCCAGATGCGTTGTTGGAAATTCCAGACATTCGAGATAGCCTTCAATTTTTACAACGCGGTATTGAGCGCGAGGCATTGAGAATTACCCCGCAAGGGCGCCTTGCTACCACACTTCACCCTGAACAGAAACTCGGGGCAACGCTCACGCATCCGCACATTACAACCGACTATGCGGAAGCCTTACTAGAATTTATCACACCTGTCGCGCGCTCGGTACAGGAAACCTTAGCGCAACTGAGAGATTTGCATAGAACCACTGTGCAGGCCTTAGGCGACGAGCTTCTGTGGCCATTGAGTATGCCGTGTTATGTGAACGAACTCACTGACATTCGTATAGCGCAATATGGTAGGTCCCATATTGGCCAAATGAAACAAGTCTACCGACTGGGTTTAACGCATCGATACGGTGCCATGATGCAGACGATTGCCGGGGTGCACTACAATTTCTCGGTGCCGGAAGCGTTTTGGTCTGCGCTAGCCGAAGCGAACGGTGAAGTGGACTCAATCGAGTATCGGTCTGCGCGTTATTTTGCGTTAATTCGAAATTTTAAACGTTTAGCATGGGTGATTCCTTACTTTTTCGGCGCTTCTCCTTTGTTATGTCAGTCGTTTTTAAAGCACGCTCAGGCATCGTTACCCTTGGAGAAGTTTCAAGGAGGTTGGGCTGGGCTTCCTTATGCAACTTCATTGCGTATGAGTGATTTGGGATATACCAATCGCGAGCAAGCCGACTTAGGTATTACCTATGATTCGCTTGAAGAGTATGTGAAGGGGCTCCGTCGAGCTGTATTCACCCCCTCTGCGCAATTCTCTGAATTAGGTGTGAAAGTGGGAGCAGAATGGAAGCAATTGAATAGCAATATTCTGCAGATTGAAAATGAGTTTTACTCGCCGATTCGTCCGAAGCAAATTGCGCGCTCAGGCGAAACGCCTTCGCAAGCATTGGAACGTGGTGGGGTGGCGTATATCGAAGTGCGAGCGCTTGATATTAACCCATGGAGCCCTGAGGGAATTACCGAGGAACAGATTCGTTTCCTAGATATGTTCCTGCTGCACTGTTTGCTAGAGCCGAGCCCGGAACTCGATAGTGAAGCGCAAACAGACACCGAGCGGCTGGTTAATGAAGTGGTGTTACGCGGGCGCCAACCTGACCTTATGCTCACGGATAGTCTCGGTACGCTGAGCGTGAAAGAACGTCTAGAAACGCTCTTTGAAGCGTTGCAATCGATTGCGGCTACACTTGATGGTGTGCGTGCAGAAGACGCCTATCAGCGAACGCTCAACGATTTACAAAAAGCGATCGCGGATCCGGAAGAAACTTATTCAGGAAAGCTATTTGCACTGATTCAAGAGGCAGTAAAAGAGGGTTATCACCCTGGAATGCGCTGGGCGAAGGAGTACCGCGATTACTTCTTAAAAACGCCACTAGAAGTTTATAGTTGGCAGGACTTTGAGCAATGGCGCAGAGCTTCGCTTGAGAGAAAAAGTGAAATTGAACAAAGAACAGCAGGTACTTTTGACGATTTCCTGACAGATTATTTTGAGCAGGCCAAGATAAAAAAAATGCGCACCGAATAA
- a CDS encoding Mg2+ and Co2+ transporter CorB, contains DUF21, CBS pair, and CorC-HlyC domains yields the protein MDELPLSTLFIALGVLLLISAYFSGSETGMMSVNRYRLRHLAQSGHKGAKRVSYLLDRPDRLIGLILIGNNLVNIAASAIGTVIGLRLYGDYGIAIATMALTLVILIFAEVTPKTIAALHPERVAYPSSWLLKPLLKIFSPIVAAINFITNGMIRLMGINPKHAGKDTLSAEELRTVVHEAGQLIPSRHQEMLLSILDLEKVTVDDIMIPRNEINAVDINADWPAILRQLMNMQNTLVVLFRGEIDDAIGFLHARDVVRLISKYQDEADKPSLVRAARDIYFIPESTPLNVQLVKFQQNKERIGLVVDEYGDIQGLVTLEDILEEIVGDFTTSMASQGVDNAVKESDGSVLVDGTANLRELNKELKLNFPTDGPKTLNGLLTEHIGDIPESTMCVVIADHRIEITEVTDSVIKSARILPKPRKRKSKDKS from the coding sequence TTGGATGAACTGCCCCTTAGTACCCTGTTTATTGCACTCGGTGTACTACTTTTAATTTCTGCATATTTCTCAGGCTCCGAGACCGGCATGATGTCGGTTAATCGTTACCGTTTACGCCATTTAGCTCAAAGCGGTCACAAAGGTGCCAAACGGGTAAGCTACTTACTTGACCGTCCAGACAGGCTCATTGGCTTGATTCTCATTGGTAACAATTTAGTGAATATCGCTGCTTCTGCGATTGGCACGGTAATTGGGCTTCGTCTTTACGGTGATTATGGAATTGCGATTGCTACGATGGCGCTTACACTCGTCATCTTGATCTTTGCAGAGGTCACACCGAAAACAATCGCGGCTTTACACCCGGAGCGTGTCGCATATCCAAGCTCTTGGCTGCTTAAGCCCTTACTTAAGATTTTCTCCCCGATCGTCGCGGCCATTAATTTCATCACAAATGGAATGATTCGATTAATGGGGATCAATCCTAAGCACGCGGGCAAAGATACGCTGTCAGCTGAAGAGCTCCGAACGGTAGTGCACGAGGCGGGACAACTCATTCCCTCACGCCACCAAGAGATGCTCTTAAGCATACTCGATCTCGAGAAAGTCACGGTCGACGACATTATGATTCCTCGGAATGAAATCAATGCTGTCGATATTAATGCCGATTGGCCCGCTATTTTGCGCCAACTGATGAATATGCAAAATACATTGGTGGTGCTGTTTCGAGGAGAGATCGACGATGCAATTGGTTTCTTGCACGCGCGAGATGTTGTCCGACTCATTTCGAAGTATCAAGATGAAGCTGACAAACCCTCTTTAGTTCGAGCAGCTCGAGATATCTACTTCATCCCTGAAAGCACGCCCCTGAATGTTCAACTTGTGAAATTTCAACAAAATAAAGAGCGCATCGGCTTAGTGGTTGACGAATATGGCGATATACAAGGTCTTGTAACGCTCGAAGATATCTTAGAGGAGATTGTCGGCGACTTTACTACCAGTATGGCGAGTCAAGGGGTAGATAACGCGGTGAAAGAAAGCGATGGAAGTGTTTTGGTAGATGGGACTGCAAACTTGAGAGAACTTAACAAAGAACTCAAGCTTAACTTCCCTACCGATGGGCCAAAAACGCTCAATGGTCTGCTCACTGAACACATTGGTGATATTCCCGAGAGTACCATGTGTGTTGTTATCGCAGACCATCGAATTGAAATCACCGAGGTGACGGACAGTGTAATTAAGAGCGCACGTATTTTACCCAAACCACGAAAACGTAAGTCAAAGGATAAGAGTTAA
- a CDS encoding ABC-type uncharacterized transport system, permease component yields MLAAWTPKILAFLSILTYGISIYFLNRKITAEHAMVQRILYSNVSAVVLHGFFIATLLNSMDFRDLNFLVVLSIIAWLLGLFSISRGQQLASLMLRPAIFGFALVSVALVLFFASPSTQATGSMTWGLAIHIVLSLLAFSLLSLATLYALQILHLNKVLKERTARALDERLPPLMAVEQYFFRLLTTGTIVLTGAIAAGFLFIDDLFASEQLHKTILSLAAWVCFGSLVLIHSIFGSRGRPVVIWTLIASIILTLGYFGSRIVRDVIVG; encoded by the coding sequence ATGCTCGCAGCGTGGACTCCGAAGATACTGGCCTTTCTTAGTATTTTGACATATGGCATCTCGATCTACTTCCTGAACCGAAAAATTACGGCCGAGCATGCGATGGTGCAACGTATTCTCTACTCTAATGTTAGTGCCGTTGTTCTGCATGGTTTCTTCATCGCCACCTTGTTAAACAGCATGGATTTCAGGGATCTTAATTTTTTAGTCGTATTAAGTATTATTGCTTGGCTACTCGGGCTCTTTTCTATTAGCCGCGGGCAACAACTCGCGAGTCTCATGCTGCGCCCCGCAATTTTCGGCTTTGCTTTAGTCTCTGTTGCTCTCGTTCTTTTTTTCGCAAGCCCCAGTACGCAAGCAACTGGAAGTATGACATGGGGGCTTGCAATCCATATCGTGCTCTCTTTACTTGCGTTCAGTTTGTTATCACTCGCCACTTTATATGCACTCCAAATCTTACACCTGAACAAGGTATTGAAAGAGCGTACGGCTCGCGCACTCGATGAGCGCTTGCCGCCGCTGATGGCCGTAGAGCAATACTTTTTCCGGCTCTTAACCACAGGTACCATTGTTCTTACTGGAGCCATTGCAGCCGGATTTCTCTTCATCGATGATTTATTTGCAAGCGAACAACTCCATAAAACCATTCTCTCGTTAGCCGCATGGGTTTGCTTCGGCTCGCTCGTGCTCATTCACTCTATCTTTGGCTCTCGAGGGCGCCCCGTTGTTATTTGGACGCTCATCGCGTCCATCATTCTGACGCTGGGTTACTTTGGCAGTCGTATCGTACGCGATGTGATCGTTGGCTAG
- a CDS encoding signal recognition particle subunit FFH/SRP54 (srp54), with product MFENLSERLAKTLKNISGRGRLTEDNIKDTLREVRMALLEADVALPVVKEFIAKVKERALGVEVNKNLNPGQVFVKIVRNELELAMGEANVPIDLSTQPPAVIMMAGLQGAGKTTSVGKLARFLREKQKKKVLVVSADIYRPAAIAQLERLAEEVEVEFFPSTAEQKPTAIAEAAIAYAKKKFLDVVILDTAGRLAIDQEMMAEIKQLHAAVKPIETLFVVDAMTGQDAANTAKAFNEALPLTGVILTKIDGDARGGAALSIRHITGKPIKFLGVGEKNTALEPFHPDRIAGRILGMGDVLSLIEEVEQKVDRDKAEKVAKKVMKSGKFSLEDFREQLVQMRSMGGMMGLMDKLPGMGQMAGKMQGQLDDKLTVRMEAIISSMTPQEREHPDIIKGSRKRRIAAGSGVQVQDVNKLLKQFTQMQKMMKKMKGGGMAKMLRQMGGRMPPGMFPGGR from the coding sequence ATGTTTGAGAATTTAAGTGAACGCCTTGCCAAAACGTTAAAAAATATCAGTGGTAGAGGGCGTCTTACTGAAGACAACATCAAAGACACTTTACGTGAAGTTCGTATGGCTTTGCTTGAGGCCGACGTTGCGCTGCCCGTTGTAAAAGAATTTATTGCGAAGGTAAAAGAGCGCGCGCTTGGGGTTGAGGTGAATAAAAACCTGAACCCAGGGCAAGTATTTGTAAAGATCGTTCGAAATGAGCTTGAACTTGCAATGGGTGAGGCGAATGTACCCATTGATCTGTCTACTCAACCCCCCGCGGTTATTATGATGGCGGGTTTGCAAGGGGCTGGTAAAACTACGAGTGTTGGTAAGCTTGCACGGTTTTTGCGTGAAAAGCAGAAGAAAAAGGTCTTGGTGGTCAGTGCCGATATTTATCGTCCAGCGGCAATTGCTCAGCTAGAACGTTTGGCAGAAGAGGTTGAAGTTGAGTTCTTTCCTTCGACCGCAGAACAGAAGCCAACGGCCATTGCAGAAGCAGCGATCGCTTATGCAAAGAAAAAATTTCTTGATGTAGTGATTCTCGATACCGCAGGGCGGCTGGCCATTGATCAAGAGATGATGGCGGAGATCAAACAATTGCATGCGGCAGTAAAGCCAATTGAAACGCTCTTCGTAGTCGATGCAATGACTGGGCAAGATGCCGCGAATACGGCGAAAGCCTTCAATGAAGCACTGCCCTTAACCGGTGTCATTCTAACGAAGATTGACGGGGATGCGCGAGGGGGGGCGGCGCTGTCGATTCGCCACATTACCGGCAAGCCAATTAAGTTTTTAGGGGTGGGTGAGAAGAACACTGCACTCGAGCCTTTTCATCCAGACCGAATTGCCGGACGCATTCTCGGAATGGGTGATGTGCTTAGCTTAATCGAAGAGGTTGAGCAGAAAGTTGATCGCGACAAGGCTGAGAAAGTCGCTAAGAAAGTCATGAAGAGTGGCAAGTTTAGTCTTGAAGACTTTCGGGAGCAGTTAGTGCAAATGCGAAGTATGGGCGGCATGATGGGACTCATGGACAAGTTGCCAGGTATGGGTCAAATGGCGGGCAAAATGCAGGGGCAACTGGATGACAAATTGACGGTGCGAATGGAAGCGATCATCAGTTCAATGACACCACAAGAGCGCGAACATCCAGACATCATCAAAGGTTCAAGAAAGCGCAGAATAGCTGCAGGTTCGGGGGTTCAAGTGCAAGACGTGAACAAGCTTTTAAAACAATTCACGCAAATGCAAAAAATGATGAAGAAAATGAAAGGCGGCGGCATGGCTAAAATGCTTCGTCAAATGGGCGGACGCATGCCACCGGGCATGTTCCCTGGTGGCCGGTAA
- a CDS encoding small subunit ribosomal protein S16 yields MVTIRLQRGGAKKRPFYQMVVADSRNARDGRFIEKVGFFNPLARGQEEKLRVDLGRVDHWVGQGAQLSDRVAKLVKDAKAAA; encoded by the coding sequence ATGGTAACCATTCGTTTACAACGGGGTGGCGCGAAAAAGCGTCCATTCTACCAAATGGTTGTTGCCGACAGTCGTAACGCCCGTGATGGACGTTTTATCGAAAAAGTCGGTTTCTTTAACCCTCTGGCTCGTGGCCAGGAAGAAAAATTGCGTGTTGATTTAGGGCGCGTCGATCACTGGGTTGGCCAAGGCGCACAACTATCTGATCGCGTAGCTAAATTAGTAAAAGACGCGAAAGCCGCAGCATAA
- a CDS encoding 16S rRNA processing protein RimM: protein MVKDEDLVILGTLGAVYGIKGWLRVNAFTEEASGIFEYAPWYVGRNGAWREAEVSQWRWHNKGLVAKLAGVDDRDTAALFTGFEIAAPAAQLPELEENEFYWRDLAQMHVVNQEGYDMGKVDHLLSTVANDVLVVTANSNDAFGKRERLIPFIQSQYVVEVNKETNTITVDWPADF, encoded by the coding sequence GTGGTGAAAGACGAAGACTTGGTAATACTTGGCACACTTGGCGCCGTATACGGAATCAAGGGCTGGTTAAGAGTTAACGCATTCACCGAAGAAGCCTCAGGAATTTTCGAATACGCACCTTGGTATGTTGGCCGAAACGGTGCGTGGCGCGAAGCTGAAGTGAGCCAGTGGCGCTGGCACAATAAAGGCTTGGTTGCCAAACTCGCAGGGGTTGACGACCGTGACACAGCGGCGCTGTTCACAGGGTTCGAGATTGCTGCACCGGCGGCTCAGTTGCCGGAGCTTGAAGAGAATGAATTTTATTGGCGTGATCTTGCTCAGATGCATGTCGTTAACCAAGAGGGTTACGATATGGGGAAGGTAGATCACTTGCTGTCGACAGTTGCAAATGACGTACTCGTTGTAACTGCAAACAGTAACGACGCCTTTGGTAAGCGCGAACGTTTGATTCCTTTTATTCAATCGCAATATGTGGTTGAAGTGAATAAGGAAACAAACACAATTACGGTTGATTGGCCAGCGGACTTCTAA
- a CDS encoding tRNA (guanine37-N1)-methyltransferase — protein sequence MADKLTVGVVTLFPEMLTAITEFGVTRRASQEGLLSVHTWNPRDYTTDKHRTVDDRPYGGGPGMLMMVEPLRKAIAEAKAAVTDISGEVPKVIYLSPQGRKLNHEGVEALSVHRSLVLVAGRYEGIDERVVESDIDEEWSIGDFVLSGGELPAMVLIDTLARQVPGVLGHRDSAQEDSFAHGLLDYPQYTRPEVLDGKAVPPVLLSGHHEEIRRWRLQKSLERTLERRPDLINDLALADEQRNILQELKVQKKR from the coding sequence ATGGCTGATAAATTGACCGTAGGCGTGGTAACGCTGTTTCCGGAAATGCTCACAGCAATTACGGAGTTCGGTGTAACACGGCGTGCTTCCCAAGAAGGGTTGCTTTCGGTACATACGTGGAATCCTCGAGACTACACAACCGACAAGCATCGCACCGTTGATGATCGCCCTTACGGGGGAGGTCCGGGAATGTTAATGATGGTTGAGCCTTTGCGCAAAGCTATCGCCGAAGCGAAAGCAGCGGTTACTGACATTTCAGGTGAGGTGCCAAAAGTGATTTATTTGTCGCCGCAAGGCCGCAAGCTAAATCACGAGGGTGTGGAAGCGTTGAGCGTTCATCGTTCGCTCGTTTTAGTAGCAGGACGCTACGAAGGCATCGACGAGCGTGTGGTTGAAAGTGATATCGATGAAGAATGGTCGATTGGAGATTTTGTGCTCTCGGGCGGCGAACTTCCAGCGATGGTCTTGATCGATACCCTAGCAAGGCAAGTGCCGGGAGTATTAGGGCATAGAGACTCTGCGCAAGAGGATTCTTTTGCACATGGGTTACTTGATTACCCGCAATATACTCGACCTGAAGTTCTCGATGGCAAAGCGGTGCCGCCCGTATTGTTGAGTGGGCACCATGAAGAAATTCGTCGGTGGCGGTTACAAAAGTCTCTTGAGAGAACTTTGGAACGGCGACCAGATTTAATTAATGACCTAGCTCTGGCTGACGAGCAACGTAATATCTTGCAAGAACTTAAAGTTCAGAAGAAACGTTGA
- a CDS encoding large subunit ribosomal protein L19 has protein sequence MAKVSKAILQELENEQLKTDVPDFAPGDTIVVNVKVKEGNRERVQAFEGVVIRKRNRGLHSAFTVRKVSSGEGVERTFQTHSPLIDSINVKRRGAVRRAKLYYLRDRSGKSARIKEKLS, from the coding sequence ATGGCTAAAGTAAGCAAGGCTATTCTTCAAGAGCTCGAGAATGAGCAATTGAAAACAGATGTACCGGACTTTGCTCCGGGTGACACCATTGTCGTCAATGTTAAAGTTAAAGAAGGTAACCGTGAGCGTGTACAGGCCTTTGAAGGTGTTGTAATTCGCAAGCGTAACCGCGGCCTACACAGTGCTTTCACTGTGCGTAAAGTGTCTAGCGGTGAAGGTGTTGAACGTACATTCCAAACCCACAGCCCGTTAATCGATAGTATTAACGTGAAACGCCGTGGTGCGGTACGTCGTGCGAAACTTTACTACCTACGTGACCGTAGTGGTAAGTCTGCGCGAATCAAAGAAAAGTTGTCTTAA
- a CDS encoding DNA-J related protein has translation MNIDPLKESIETVLLSEQNSLKEFELIQKLQAPPFGVIAEDALRTELKLFQTHFLVFHCLYLLRDEWRNQKLFDIEIDALAIRVLPYSSGQEGLSLEDTLRSYYLNLEHWHETTQVDVESLLNRFWSGLVGEPTTVSAASLEVALSELELTAAPTSLAELKTHYRKMTYTVHPDKGGSTEQMQRVQNAYQTLSTYLRANS, from the coding sequence ATGAATATTGATCCCCTAAAAGAAAGTATTGAAACTGTTCTATTGAGTGAGCAGAATTCTCTGAAGGAATTCGAACTCATTCAAAAGCTGCAAGCGCCTCCATTTGGAGTAATAGCGGAAGACGCCTTACGCACTGAATTGAAGCTCTTCCAGACTCATTTCTTAGTTTTTCATTGTCTTTATCTTCTGCGGGACGAATGGCGCAATCAAAAGCTGTTTGATATTGAGATCGATGCGCTCGCAATTCGCGTCCTCCCATACTCTTCCGGGCAGGAGGGTCTCTCTCTCGAAGACACTTTACGTAGTTACTATCTGAATCTTGAGCACTGGCATGAAACCACACAAGTCGACGTTGAGTCGCTCTTGAATCGCTTCTGGTCTGGATTAGTTGGAGAGCCCACAACTGTTTCGGCGGCATCTTTGGAAGTTGCATTGTCTGAACTTGAGCTAACAGCTGCACCCACAAGTTTGGCTGAGTTAAAAACGCATTATCGAAAAATGACATATACTGTACACCCAGACAAAGGGGGCAGTACCGAGCAGATGCAAAGAGTTCAAAACGCTTATCAAACGTTAAGCACCTATTTGAGAGCGAACTCTTAA
- a CDS encoding Response regulator receiver domain-containing protein, translated as MTSILIADDDFISLEVLKAMLSTFSVDVITASHGQEALDQAKALQPTLIILDYEMPYLTGAEVCAELRKLVQFSETPIIALTGHQSPTELNACREAGMNHTLHKPVSPEALEEIIAPYVLK; from the coding sequence ATGACATCAATACTCATTGCCGACGACGATTTTATTAGCCTAGAAGTACTTAAAGCGATGTTAAGTACTTTCTCGGTCGACGTTATTACGGCAAGTCACGGTCAAGAAGCATTAGACCAAGCCAAAGCACTCCAACCAACACTCATTATTTTAGATTACGAAATGCCCTATTTAACGGGTGCTGAAGTGTGTGCTGAATTACGCAAGTTAGTACAATTTAGTGAGACTCCGATTATTGCACTTACAGGCCACCAAAGCCCGACGGAACTCAATGCATGTAGAGAAGCGGGTATGAATCATACTTTGCACAAGCCGGTTTCTCCCGAAGCGCTTGAAGAGATCATTGCCCCCTACGTTTTAAAGTAA
- a CDS encoding Cytochrome b, with product MMIWDSFVRGFHWLLVAAIGALWFTGGKFEFVDQHELLGVFTLALILTRIMWGFWGSENARFRYFLVGPKKVLQYLRNFNADLKEDNHLSHNPLGGWSVIALLLLLLFQGSTGLFTDDAIFFRGPLADWVSNDIAKLLTSIHHGNWTVIKIFIVVHIAAIITYRFKGVKLTGAMIHGRKKEINSALNGELKLRNGLWGYGLLIINTLWLYLWLV from the coding sequence ATGATGATATGGGATAGTTTCGTGCGCGGGTTCCACTGGTTGCTAGTTGCAGCCATTGGAGCTCTCTGGTTTACAGGTGGTAAATTTGAGTTCGTGGATCAACACGAACTCTTAGGAGTTTTTACTCTCGCACTGATCTTAACTCGTATTATGTGGGGCTTTTGGGGAAGTGAGAACGCCCGCTTTCGCTATTTTTTGGTAGGGCCCAAGAAGGTTTTACAATATTTGCGCAATTTCAATGCTGACCTTAAAGAAGACAATCACTTAAGCCATAACCCATTGGGCGGGTGGTCGGTCATTGCATTACTATTACTGCTCTTATTCCAAGGCTCAACAGGCTTATTCACCGACGATGCAATTTTCTTTCGCGGTCCTCTTGCGGATTGGGTGAGTAACGACATTGCAAAGCTGCTCACTTCGATTCACCACGGCAATTGGACTGTGATAAAAATTTTTATCGTGGTTCATATCGCAGCAATTATTACCTATCGGTTTAAGGGTGTGAAGCTCACAGGTGCCATGATTCATGGTCGCAAAAAGGAAATCAATTCTGCTTTGAATGGAGAGCTTAAGTTAAGAAACGGCTTGTGGGGTTACGGGTTACTCATCATTAACACACTATGGCTTTATCTATGGCTTGTATAA
- a CDS encoding Cytochrome c556, with protein MQKLKLAVATSTLILSSFAATLYANPFTEENEAVEYRQQALALIRDNFGIMAAMVRNEMPYDAAMFEARAEALSHLSYIPWDGFTGVGANVTTNSDALPAIWEDWDDFAEKSQALIDASQNLAEAAQSGDMSEIRPAFMATARTCQQCHEGYRAD; from the coding sequence ATGCAAAAGCTTAAATTAGCAGTCGCTACTAGCACCCTTATCTTGTCATCGTTTGCAGCAACATTGTATGCAAACCCATTTACTGAAGAGAATGAAGCTGTTGAATATCGTCAACAAGCTTTAGCTTTGATTCGTGACAACTTCGGCATCATGGCAGCCATGGTACGCAATGAAATGCCATACGACGCCGCCATGTTCGAAGCCCGTGCAGAAGCCCTCTCCCACTTGAGTTATATTCCATGGGACGGCTTTACCGGTGTGGGCGCGAACGTGACAACAAATAGCGATGCGTTACCAGCCATTTGGGAAGACTGGGACGATTTCGCAGAAAAATCACAAGCACTCATTGATGCCTCACAAAATCTGGCAGAAGCAGCGCAGTCAGGAGACATGTCAGAGATTCGCCCAGCATTCATGGCAACTGCACGCACTTGTCAGCAGTGTCATGAAGGTTATCGCGCCGACTAA